A part of Paenibacillus donghaensis genomic DNA contains:
- the pyk gene encoding pyruvate kinase: MRKSKIVCTIGPASESLENIKKLILAGMNVARLNFSHGDFEEHGARINTIRQASKELNKTVAILLDTKGPEIRTGKLEVEPIELVQDEYLTLTTEEILGDANRISITYSNLPNDVHVGSTILIDDGLIGLTVVDIQGTEIKTRIVNGGTIKSKKGVNVPGVAISLPGITEKDTNDIIFGIEQDIDFIAASFVRKASDVQEIRELLEKHNAPHIQIISKIENQQGVDNLDEILAASDGLMVARGDLGVEIPAEDVPLAQKLMIQKCNVAGKPVITATQMLDSMQRNPRPTRAEASDVANAIFDGTDAIMLSGETAAGKYPVESVLTMSRIAEKAESALNHREIFMKQQIAQETTVTEAISQSVAISALDLNAKAIISSTVTGHTARVVSKYRPKAQIIAVTTQERTMRQLALVWGVTPVYGLEAHSTDELLETAIKGGKDSGLVQAGDLVVITAGIPLGRSGSTNLVKVSTIPHE; this comes from the coding sequence ATGCGGAAAAGTAAAATTGTATGTACAATCGGTCCTGCTAGTGAATCGTTGGAGAATATCAAAAAATTGATTTTGGCTGGTATGAATGTGGCCCGTCTGAATTTCTCCCACGGCGATTTCGAAGAGCATGGTGCACGGATCAACACGATTCGTCAAGCATCCAAGGAACTGAACAAAACAGTTGCCATCCTGCTCGATACGAAAGGACCTGAGATTCGCACCGGCAAACTGGAAGTAGAACCTATTGAACTGGTTCAGGACGAGTATCTGACGCTGACTACGGAAGAGATTCTTGGCGATGCCAACCGTATCTCGATCACTTACAGCAACCTGCCTAACGACGTTCATGTTGGATCGACGATCCTGATTGATGACGGTCTCATCGGACTGACGGTAGTTGACATTCAAGGCACAGAAATCAAGACCCGTATCGTCAACGGCGGCACCATCAAGAGCAAGAAGGGTGTTAACGTTCCTGGAGTGGCTATCTCCCTGCCGGGTATTACGGAAAAAGACACCAACGATATCATCTTCGGGATTGAACAGGACATCGATTTTATCGCCGCTTCCTTCGTTCGCAAAGCCAGCGACGTTCAGGAAATCCGTGAATTGCTGGAGAAGCACAACGCTCCCCACATTCAGATCATTTCCAAAATCGAAAACCAACAGGGTGTTGACAACCTTGATGAAATTTTGGCTGCATCCGACGGCCTGATGGTTGCCCGCGGCGACCTTGGTGTGGAAATTCCAGCTGAAGATGTGCCTTTGGCGCAGAAGCTGATGATCCAGAAATGTAATGTTGCAGGCAAACCGGTTATCACTGCTACGCAGATGCTGGATTCCATGCAGCGCAACCCGCGTCCTACCCGCGCTGAAGCGAGTGACGTAGCCAACGCTATCTTCGATGGTACCGATGCCATCATGCTGTCCGGAGAAACAGCTGCCGGTAAATATCCGGTGGAATCCGTTCTTACCATGTCCCGCATTGCTGAGAAAGCGGAATCTGCGCTGAACCACCGTGAAATCTTCATGAAGCAGCAGATCGCCCAGGAAACAACAGTGACAGAAGCGATCAGCCAGTCTGTTGCGATTTCTGCTCTGGACCTGAATGCGAAAGCAATCATCTCCTCGACAGTAACCGGACATACCGCGCGTGTAGTATCCAAATACCGTCCTAAGGCCCAGATCATTGCCGTAACGACTCAAGAAAGAACCATGCGTCAGCTGGCTCTGGTATGGGGCGTAACTCCGGTTTACGGTCTGGAAGCTCACTCTACAGACGAATTGCTGGAAACAGCAATCAAAGGCGGCAAGGATTCCGGACTGGTTCAGGCCGGTGATCTGGTCGTGATTACTGCCGGTATCCCACTGGGACGTTCCGGTTCCACCAACCTGGTGAAAGTAAGCACGATCCCGCACGAATAG